One genomic window of Mercenaria mercenaria strain notata chromosome 2, MADL_Memer_1, whole genome shotgun sequence includes the following:
- the LOC128555076 gene encoding protein transport protein Sec24C-like produces MNPQYTGQYGQGSPGDYGAPVSTGYGPPSSGQTGSGQNMYNGQPMHQQGPGQYGGPSKPMPVQNGPQGLPPGGYGGPQGDLQYGAPRPGGPGSIPPRGPAPPGQMGGPRGPGPQMTPGQGPAPPGQMGGARGPGPMPSGQMGGPRGPGPQMTPGQVPSQMNSQMGNLSISGPPQRGQAPMGVGPPSSSGASYMPGPPSSMSGPPGGMGSPPSSMGGPSSSMGGPPGSMGGPPSSMGGPSGSMGGPPSSMGGPPSSMGAPPSSMGGQLPPRSTPQPYGMPPGPGAPPVSHGQPPVAGGSYTSSHQPVSNIVTQPSDSYSQPSTGGYGPPPGTQPSGFPPPPTSMGQPRPGMGPPGPGMQRPPMGMPPSSSAPGSFGNQHGYGVPPSMGQTPQGPPTSMQGQGYNQPAGFPPMSGAPPTGQGFQAPGAQEMSHGQFGGAPQPSFNQGYPGAQPPRPGAPGMPPGGIQPGGMQQPQQKKLDPDQMPSPIQVIEDDKRNRSGIFSTATKGGVPPLVTTQFITQDQGNCNPAFLRSTMYNVPCTSDMLKNSHLPFALTISPFAKLQEEENPPPIVNLGELGPVRCKRCKAYMNPNMMFIDGGRRFQCVFCGAATDVPDAYFAHLDHTGRRVDSYDRPELCLGSYEFVATKDYCKNSVLPNAPAFIFMIDVSYNAVKSGLVHLICERLKKDILVNLPKDLGAEQSEIRVGFVTYGKEIHFYNVKGALAQPQMLVVSDVEDVFVPLLDGFFVTLEESESVIDSLLAQIPQMFCESRETEVVLGPVIQAGLDALKSADRAGKLYIFHTSLPIGEAPGKLKNRDDRKLLGTDKEKTILTPQTKFYSQLGQECVAAGCSVDMFLFPNSYCDVATISEICRLTSGNMYKYSYFQADLDGERFIEDLKNNIQSQQAFDAIIRVRTSQGIRPVDFLGNFYMSNTTDVEMCAVDNNQAISVEVKHDDKLNEQEGAFVQVAVLFTSVSGQRRLRIHNLALNCCTQLADLFRNCELDTFINYMSKFAIRNTLHKSPRETREHIMTEVANVLACYRKNCASPSSAGQLILPECMKLLPLYGNCVIKSDGIQGGQDISTDDRSYLMHLINAMDVKSSCAFFYPRLIPLHNLDPKTAEIPVAMRCSSERLMDNGVYLLENGVSMFMWIGHSVDPEWVQNVFSVQSAAQIDIDKCCLLHLENEESHVVRDVLHKIRAQRNRYMKLTIVRQRDKLEPWFNHFLVEDKGQNGSASYVDFLCHIHKEIRNLLS; encoded by the exons ATGAATCCCCAGTATACGGGACAGTATGGTCAGGGGTCGCCAGGTGATTACGGGGCCCCAGTTTCTACAGGGTATGGTCCTCCATCATCAGGACAAACTGGGTCAGGACAGAATATGTACAATGGACAACCTATGCATCAACAGG GACCAGGTCAGTATGGAGGCCCGTCCAAGCCTATGCCCGTACAAAATGGACCACAGGGTTTACCTCCCGGTGGGTACGGTGGTCCACAAGGTGACTTGCAATATGGTGCCCCAAG GCCAGGAGGTCCAGGTTCCATCCCACCTCGTGGGCCAGCTCCACCAGGACAGATGGGTGGGCCTAGAGGGCCAGGTCCACAAATGACCCCAGGTCAAGGACCAGCCCCTCCTGGACAAATGGGTGGAGCAAGAGGTCCAGGCCCTATGCCTTCTGGACAGATGGGTGGGCCAAGAGGGCCAGGCCCTCAAATGACACCAGGTCAAGTGCCTAGTCAG ATGAACAGCCAAATGGGTAACCTGAGTATTTCAGGGCCACCACAGAGAGGTCAGGCACCAATG GGTGTAGGACCTCCTTCAAGTTCAGGTGCAAGCTACATGCCTGGCCCACCAAGCAGTATGTCAGGGCCTCCAGGAGGTATGGGTAGTCCCCCAAGCAGTATGGGTGGTCCATCAAGTAGTATGGGCGGACCTCCAGGTAGTATGGGTGGTCCTCCAAGTAGTATGGGCGGACCTTCAGGTAGTATGGGTGGTCCTCCAAGTAGTATGGGCGGACCACCAAGTAGTATGGGCGCACCTCCAAGTAGCATGGGTGGTCAGTTACCTCCTAGAAGTACACCTCAACCATATGGCATGCCTCCAGGACCAGGGGCCCCTCCAGTGTCACATGGGCAACCCCCTGTTGCAGGAGGCAGTTATACTTCCTCACATCAACCTGTTTCTAATATCGTTACTCAACCATCTGATAGTTACAGTCAGCCATCAACTGGTGGATATGGACCACCTCCAGGAACACAGCCTTCAGGCTTTCCCCCACCTCCAACAAGTATGGGGCAGCCTAGGCCAGGTATGGGACCACCAGGTCCTGGTATGCAACGTCCTCCAATGGGAATGCCCCCGTCATCAAGTGCACCAGGGTCATTTGGAAATCAGCATGGTTATGGAGTGCCACCATCAATGGGACAGACCCCACAAGGGCCACCAACCAGTATGCAGGGTCAAG GTTACAACCAGCCAGCAGGGTTTCCACCAATGTCGGGTGCTCCACCTACTGGCCAGGGTTTCCAAGCCCCAGGGGCACAAGAAATGTCTCATGGTCAGTTTGGTGGTGCACCACAGCCATCGTTCAACCAAGGGTACCCTGGCGCTCAGCCACCACGCCCTGGGGCTCCAGGTATGCCACCAGGTGGAATACAGCCTGGGGGCATGCAGCAGCCACAGCAGAAAAAGCTGGATCCTGATCAGATGCCAAGTCCT ATTCAAGTGATTGAGGACGATAAACGAAATCGTAGTGGTATATTCAGTACAGCTACTAAAGGAGGTGTCCCACCACTTGTTACCACACAGTTCATAACACAAGATCAAG GAAACTGCAACCCAGCATTTTTGCGGTCAACCATGTACAATGTCCCTTGCACATCTGATATGCTCAAAAACAGTCATCTGCCATTTGCTTTAACTATATCACCATTTGCCAAACTACAAGAGGAAGAg AATCCACCACCAATTGTAAACCTAGGAGAGCTGGGTCCAGTGAGATGTAAACGATGTAAAGCATACATGAATCCAAACATGATGTTTATAGACGGTGGTCGTAGATTTCAGTGTGTCTTCTGTGGGGCAGCAACAGATG TGCCTGATGCATATTTTGCCCATCTAGACCACACAGGTAGAAGAGTAGATAGTTATGACAGACCAGAACTGTGTCTAGGTTCTTACGAATTTGTTGCAACTAAAGATTATTGTAAA AACAGTGTATTACCAAATGCCCCAGCTTTCATATTTATGATAGATGTTTCCTATAATGCAGTGAAAAGTGGATTGGTACATTTAATCTGCGAAAGATTGAAAAAAGATATACTTGTCAACCTACCAAA AGATTTAGGTGCTGAACAGTCAGAAATCAGAGTTGGGTTTGTGACATATGGGAAAGAGATACATTTCTACAATGTCAAg GGAGCATTAGCCCAGCCTCAGATGTTAGTTGTGTCAGATGTAGAGGACGTGTTTGTACCATTGTTAGATGGTTTCTTTGTTACACTGGAGGAGTCCGAATCAGTCATCGACAG TTTACTAGCACAGATCCCCCAGATGTTCTGTGAGTCTAGAGAGACGGAGGTAGTTCTAGGACCAGTGATTCAGGCAGGCCTGGATGCACTGAAGTCTGCAGACAGAGCCGGCAAACTGTACATATTTCATACTTCCTTGCCAATAGGAGAGGCTCCAGGCAAATTGAAAAACAGAGATGATAGAAAACTATTGGGGACTGACAAAGAaaag ACAATATTGACTCCACAGACAAAGTTTTACAGTCAGTTAGGTCAGGAATGTGTGGCAGCAGGCTGTAGTGTAGACATGTTCTTGTTCCCAAACTCTTACTGTGATGTAGCTACAATCTCAGAGATCTGTAGACTCACTTCAGGCAACATGTATAAATACAGCTACTTTCAG GCGGACCTTGATGGTGAGAGATTTATAGAAGATCTGAAGAATAACATTCAGAGTCAGCAAGCATTTGATGCCATCATTAGGGTCAGAACAAGTCAAG GTATTCGTCCGGTGGATTTCCTAGGAAACTTCTATATGTCAAACACAACAGATGTAGAAATGTGTGCTGTGGACAATAATCAGGCGATATCTGTCGAGGTTAAACATGATGATAAACTTAATGAACAGGAAGGGGCGTTTGTTCAAGTGGCAGTGCTTTTTACTAGTGTTAGTGGACAGAGACGTTTAAGAATACATAACTTAGCACTCAATTGTTGTACACAGTTGGCAGACTTGTTCCGAAATTGTGAATTGGATACTTTTATAAATTACATGTCAAAATTTG CTATTAGAAATACATTACACAAAAGCCCACGGGAGACAAGGGAGCACATTATGACAGAAGTAGCTAATGTATTGGCATGCTATAGGAAGAACTGTGCTAGTCCATCCTCAGCCGGTCAGCTTATTCTGCCAGAATGTATGAAACTGTTACCTCTCTATGGTAACTGCGTCATTAAAAGTGATGGAATTCAAGGAG gtCAAGACATATCCACAGATGATCGCAGCTATCTGATGCACCTTATCAATGCCATGGATGTAAAATCATCTTGTGCTTTCTTCTACCCAAGGCTTATACCATTG cACAATTTAGATCCAAAGACAGCGGAAATACCTGTTGCAATGAGATGCTCGTCAGAAAGATTAATGGACAATGGTGTCTATTTGTTAG AGAATGGTGTGTCAATGTTTATGTGGATAGGACACAGTGTGGATCCAGAGTGGGTACAGAATGTGTTCAGTGTACAGAGTGCAGCACAGATTGATATTGATAAG TGTTGTTTGCTGCATCTAGAGAACGAGGAGTCACATGTTGTTAGAGATGTATTACACAAGATCCGAGCACAAAGAAACAGATATATGAAG ttaACTATTGTGAGACAGCGAGACAAACTGGAGCCGTGGTTCAATCATTTCCTGGTTGAAGACAAAGGACAGAATGGCAGTGCTTCATACGTAGACTTCTTGTGTCATATTCATAAAGAAATACGGAACTTACTTAGCTAG